A segment of the Candidatus Deferrimicrobiaceae bacterium genome:
CATTCCTTCTCGGAATAGGCATGGAGGATCTGGGAGATCCAGAGGAAGTCGTACGGCCCCCCGAGCCGGTCGCGCATGAAATCGCCCTCCCGGAGGGCGACCAGACGGGATGCGCCCTTCTCCTTCAGGATCTTCCGGGTGACCGCAAGCGTTTCCGGGGTGTCGAACACCGTCAGGCGCGCGCCGGGGTACCGCTTCGCCCACTCGACCGCGTACGTTCCGGGGCCTCCCCCCAGGTCGAGAACCCGCTCCCCCTCCCGCAGGGGGAATCGCTTCGCCACGGAGACGGCCCTCTCCCGGGCATTGTCCTCCATTCCCCGGATGAAATTCTCCTGGTACCCTTTTCGCTTTCCGGGGGCTTTTCCGCCCGCCCGGATCTTGCCGGAAAGGGTC
Coding sequences within it:
- a CDS encoding methyltransferase — protein: TLSGKIRAGGKAPGKRKGYQENFIRGMEDNARERAVSVAKRFPLREGERVLDLGGGPGTYAVEWAKRYPGARLTVFDTPETLAVTRKILKEKGASRLVALREGDFMRDRLGGPYDFLWISQILHAYSEKECVVLLRKARKAATPGGRVAVQEFLLDESGAFPPGPAFFSVHMVAVTDGGKAYTTREIASLFRAAGYRKVSADRPDARGVGVVTARA